CGCTGCCGGCCTTTACCGGCGCCCGGCTGGACCGCGCGGACCACCTGCGCGCCGATCCGGATGCGCTGGCGGGCATGATGACCTGGCGGGCCCGGCTGCTGCGGCTGGACGGGCTGCTGCCCGATGTCGCGCCGGACGGGATGCTGGGCTGGGGAACGCTGGCCGACGCGCCGGAGGATGCCGAACTGGTGTTCCTCGGCCTGCTGGACGAGAAGCCGTGCTTCGCCGCCGTGCCGGATCGCGGCGATGCCGGACCGCGCATGGCCAATCCCGCGCTATGGGCGATGATGGAAGCGCTGCTGCCGGACCAGCTGTCGCTCTACGCCGGCGCGCGCAGCCTGGTGGACTGGCACGCGCGCCATCGCCACTGCGCCCAGTGCGGCGGCACCACGAGGATTGCCAAGGGCGGCTGGCAGCGCAACTGCGAGACCTGCGGGGCGCAGCATTTCCCGCGCACCGATCCGGTCGCGATCGCGCTGGTGGAGAACGACGGGCAGCTGCTGCTGGGGCGCGGTCTCGGCTGGCCGGAGGGCCGTTATTCCGCGCTCGCCGGTTTCGTGGAGCCGGGCGAAAGCATAGAGGAAGCCGTCGCGCGCGAGATACTGGAGGAAACCGGCATCGCCGTGCGCAAGGTCCGCTACGTCGCCAGCCAGCCCTGGCCGTTCCCGTCGCAGCTGATGATCGGCTGCTACGCGGTCAGCGACACGCAGGCCATCACGCTGGACGAAACCGAGCTGGCCGATGCCCGCTGGTTCACGCGCGAGGAGGTGGAACGCAGCATGGCGGGCGATGGGCCGTTCGGTCCGCCGCCGCCGCAGGCGATCGCGCACACCCTGGTGCGCTGGTGGCTCGACCGATGACGCGGACTCTTTCGATCGACATATGGTCGGACGTGATGTGTCCGTGGTGCCTCGTCGGCTGGGGCAATCTGCGCCAGGCGCTCGACACGCTGGAAGGCGAGATCGATGCCGAGATCCGCTGGCACTCTTTCGAGCTCAATCCCGACATGCCGGCCGAGGGCGAGGAGCGGACCGCCCATATCGCGCGCAAGTACGGCCGCACGATGGAACAATCGCGCGCGGTGCAGGGCCAGATGCGCGCCGCGGCGACGGCGGCGGGGGTCTCGCTCGACTACGAAGGTGGCGATGCGCCGGAGCCGCCGGCGATGATGTGGAACACGTTCGACGCGCACAAGCTGCTGGTCTGGGCGCTGGCGGAGTACGGGCCGGAACGGCAGACGGCGCTGAAGCTCGCCCTGTTCGAAGCGCATTTCAACGCCCGCCGCGCGATCGGAGAGCGCGGGGTCCTGCTCGCCATTGCGGAGGAGCAGGGCTTCGACCGCGATGCCGCGGCCCGCGCGCTGGACGATCCGGACATTGCCGCACGCGTCCGGATGGAAGAGCGGACCGCGTTCGACAACAACATCACCGGCGTCCCGGCCATGGTGATCGCGGGCAAGTTCCTTGTCCCGGGCGCGCAGCCGCCCGAAAGCTACGTCGCCGCGCTGCGGCGGGTGGCGGAGAAGGAACCGGGCTGACGGCCAAGAAAAAGCGCCGCGACCCGGGATCGGAGCGCGGCGCCTTTCTGCGTAGATGGTCGCGGCGATCAGCCGTTGGCCTGCGCCTGGAGCCGGGCCACCGTCTCGTTCACCCGCGTCTGCAGGCTCTCGCTGGTCTGCAGGGCCGCGGCGATCTGGTTGAAGCGCGCCGGGGTCATCTCGGCCTGCACCAGCACCTGGCCCATCGCCTGCTGCTTGCTCTCCTGCGGCATTTCCGCGTTTTCCTGGATCTGCTGCATGGTCGAAGCCGCGCGGACCCACTTTTCGAGTTCGGCGTCGGAAACGGGAGCCATTTCCTCGGTCGCCGGTGCGGGCGCTGCGGGCGCTTCCTGCGCGGCGGCAGTCGGGGCGAACATGGCGAGCGATGCGAAGGCCATCGCGGAAAGTGCGGTTTTCATTGGGATTTTCCCTTCCGTTCGTGTGATTCGATACGGGCGGGACCTCACATTTCGGCGCGCCGCCTTCAACAGGCAGCGCGCCGGACCGTGAATGAGATTGGACGAGCAGGGCGTTGTGTTCCGCCCGTGCGACGAAATCCGCCTAGTTGGCGTCGCCCTTCTTGATTGCTTCCATGGTCTTGGCACCCTTGCGGGCGTCCTGTTCGGGATTGTCGCCCCCGGTTGCCGGCTCGCGGTTGTCGGGATCCGTGGCGCGGTTGAGTTCGGCGCGCTTGCCGACGCGGACATTGACGTCACCGCCAGAAGCCGACCCCTGCGAGGGCGTCTTTCCTTCGGTGATCTCGTCGATCAGCTCGTTGTCGGGATGGCGGGACTGGCGTTCGGGCATGAAGTTTCTCCTTTCCCGACCAATGGATGGGGCCCTGCCGATGTTCCGGATCAGATCAGGCCGAGCCGCTGGAGCTTGTTGGCGAGCTTGCCGGGAATGACCTCGCCGATCTCCTCGCCCTCGGCCAGGTCGCGCGGCGGCTCGCCCTTGAGGTAGCGCCAGCCCTGGTGCGCGCGCTTGGGCCTGGGCATGACCGGGATCAGGCGCGGTTCGAGGTCGATGAACCAGCGGCCGTTGTCCTGTTCGGTGAAGCCGGTGATCGGGCTGCGCGCGACGATGTTGTGCTCGTGGATCCAGAACAGCGATCCGCCGATGCATTCCTCCCAGCGGGTGGGACGGTAGCGCGTATTGACGCTGACCCGCGGGCGGTTCTCGAACCATTTCTCGATGTCGGCGTAGTTCTTCGCGCCGAAGGCGATCTTGGTCAGGTTGAGCGGCATCGGGTGCGGATATAGAGAGGCGCCGCGACATTGCGAGGCCGGGGCCGCCCGGCACCGCCGTCACGAATATGCTGTCCTACACGCCTGTCATGCGCGCATGAGCCTTCGATGGCCGTCTCGCGAATCCTCCTGCCGCCCTGGATATGCGGAGGGGGAGCGGGCCGGTTTTTTTTGCTCTTGGACTGTGGTCCAGGCGGTCCATGTCTCTGGCGGGTCAGCCGACCAGCCCGCTGGCGACGGCCAGGCCGAGGAAGGCGAAGAAGCCCATCGCATCGGTGATCATGGTGACGAAGACGCTGCTGGCGACGGCGGGATCCTGCTTCAGCCGTTCGAAGATGACCGGCACCAGCACCCCGGCAAGGCCGGCGGTCGCCACGTTGATGACCATCGCGACCGCGATCACGATCCCCAGCGGCACGTCGAACACCAGTGCGGTGGCGATGCCGACCAGCACCGCGATGGTCACGCCGTTGAGCAGCGCGACACGCATCTCGCGCCACAGGATGCGCAGCGTGTTCGCTTCCGTCAGCTGGTTCATGGCGATGGCTCGCACCGCCACGGCCATGGTCTGCGTGCCCGCATTGCCGCCGATGCTGGCGACGATCGGCATCAGGATGGCCAGCGCCACCAGCTGCTCGATCGCAGCGCCGAAAGCGGCGATGATGAGGCTCGCGATCAGCGCCGTGCCCAGATTGGCGATCAGCCAGCGGACGCGCGCGGAATACGCCTCGCGGATCGGTTCGTTGATGTCGCCGTCGCCCGCACCGCTCATCAGCAGGGCGTCCTCGCCCGCTTCTTCGGCGATGATGTGGACCACGTCGTCCACCGTCATCTGGCCGACCAGCCGCCCGTCCTCGTCCACCACGGCGGCGCTGATGAGACCGTATTTCTGGAACATCAGCGCGACCTCTTCCTGGTCGAGCATGACGGGGACCAGCGTCTGGTCGCGCTTCATCACGTCGGTCAGGCGAATGCTTCGCGGCGTCGTCAGCACCCAGCTGAGCGCGCAGGTGCCGACCGGCTTGTGCTTGTGATCGACCACGAAGACCTCGAAGAACTCGTTGGCGAGGTCCCCGCGGGTGCGCAGGTAATCGATGAGGTCGCCCACCGTCAGGTGCTCGGGCACGGCCACGAAGTCGCGGCTCATCAGGCGCCCGGCGGTCTCTTCAGGATAGGACAGCGCGCTTTCGATGGCGACGCGGTCCTCCGCGTCCAGCTCCGCCAGGATCGCGCGCTGGTCGAGTTCGTCGAGATCCTCGATCAGCTGGACCGCGTCGTCGGTTTCCAGCTGTTCGGCGATGGCGGCGACGGCGCCTGCGGGCATCGCCTCCATCATCTCCTCGCGCACGAAGTCGTTGAGCTCGGCAATGACCTCGCTGCCCATCAGATCGCTGACGGCGGCGGCGAGGCGGGCGCGTTCCTCCGGCTCGAACAGTTCGATGAGGTCGGCGAGGTCCGCCGGGTGGAGCGGTTCGACAAGGTCGTAGACGACGCCGTCCTCGCCCGCGTCGAGCGCGTCCTTCACCGAGCGGACGTAATCGCGCTTGAGCGTGTTTTCCTCGTCCAGCCGCTCGTCGTCGATCCGGTCGTCGGGGCGCGCGCCTTCGGCGGCCGCATCCTCGTCCGGCCGGTCATCCAGCATCAGGTCCTGGTCGTGATTGTCGCCCGTCGCCATCGGCAACAGCGTCTAGGGCGGGGCATGTGAAAAGCAAGCGGCGCGCGGGTGACAACGGGCGGCCGCGTCACTAGGTGACGGTCCGACACAATCAGGAGACTTCAAGATGGCCGACAAACTGACGCTGACCCTCGACACCGGAGACGGCGAGAACAAGGACGTGGTCATCAAGCTGCGCCCGGACCTCGCGCCCGGCCATGTGGAGCGGATTACCGAACTCGCCGGCGACGGTTTCTATGACGGCGTCGTCTTCCACCGGGTCATCCCGGGCTTCATGGCGCAGGGCGGCGATCCCACCGGCACCGGCATGGGCGGCAGCGAGAAGCCGGACCTGAAGGCGGAATTCAACAGCGAACCGCACACGCGCGGCACCTGCTCGATGGCCCGAACGCAGGTTCCGGACAGCGCCAACAGCCAGTTCTTCATCTGCTTCGACGACGCCGAGTTCCTCGACGGCCAGTACACCGTCTGGGGCCAGGTGGAGAGCGGCATGGAGCATGTCGACGCGCTGCCCAAGGGCGAGCCGCCGCGCGAGCCGGGCAAGATCGTGAAGGCGACGGTCTCCTAAGGACCCCTCAGCCATCCGAACCGGTGCCCGCCGCCTTGAGGCGGCGGGCCTGGAACGCGAAGCGCGCCGCTTTCGATACGTCGGACTGGAACGAGTTGTTGACGAACGCGCCGACCGCGGCGCCGACGATCGGCACGACCATGCCCGCGCGGCCCCGGACCGAGGCGAAGGCGAGCGCGCGCGAGATGCGCTCCACCGCCTGGTCCACCAGCGGCTCGATCGCCTTCCCTTTGAGAGCCGTCAGCGAGCCGTCATCCGCGATGGCCGCCTCCAGCGCGGCGATCCGCTCCTGACGCACGTCCTGGTCGTTGAGCGCCGCCAGTTCCAAGATTTGCAGACGGAACAGCCGTTCCTGCGGACCCTCGCCGTCGAAACCGTAGGCGCGGCCAGTATCGCGGATGTTGCGCATGGCGATGGCGATGGTCGCGGGCACGTCCGCGCTCATGGTCAGTGCCCCGCCGAAGCCGGACGCCGCACCGGTCCCGGCATTCACGCTGCGCGCGACGCGTTCCACCTTCCGCGCCGCGTCGCGTGCCGCTTCCATGTCCTGCGGATCGTGGGCGAAGGTGACGAATTTGGGGGCTCCGACTGCGCGGTCGATACCCTTGACCACGCCTTCGACAAGCTTGCGGGGGACGAGACTGGCCAGCGCGCCGCCGACGGGATTTGTCAGCCGCTCGATCCCGCGTCCCAGCATCGAGGGCTTGCTGCGGCGATAGCGTTGCTGGTCCTTGCGAAAATCCATGGTTCTGCTCCCCGGGGACAGAGGCCCCTGGTGCAGCAGCGCATGGCGGCAGACTGCGTTCCCCGGACGGGTCGCCGTCAGAGGCCCGCGCGGACCAGCCAGTCGTGGAACATGCGCACCGGACGGGACTCCAGCGCCTGCGGCTTGCAGACGAACCAGTAGCTGTACGGGCTTTCGACCTCGATGTCGTACAAGTGGGCAAGGCGGTTGTCGGCGGCGCGCTTCATGTGATCGTCATGCATGATCGCGATGCCGAGACCCTGCGCCGCGGCTTCCAGCATGAGCTGGCCGGAATCGTAATGGTCGATCGCGGCTGCTTCGAGATCGCCCCATCCGAGCGCCTGCTTCCAGGCGATGAAGCTTTCGGGCAGCTCGTTGTGAATGAGGAAGGTCTGCTTCTCCAGCATTTCGCGGTTCGGCGTATCGCCCAGCTTGGCGGCGGTTTCCTTGTCGCAGATCGCGTGGACCATGTTGTAGTCCAGGCGGACCGCGTGAAACGCCTTGTCCGGACCGCGGCTGAGGATGATGCCGGCGTCCAGCGTGTCGCCCACCCGGTCGTCCAGATGCGGGCCGGTGTCGATGTCGATATGCAGCAGGGGATGCCGCTTGCGCAGTTCGCCCAGCCGGGGAAACAGGCGCTGGGTTCCGAACAGCGGCAGGCAACCGAGCCGCAGGCGCAGGACGGACAGGTTCTCGCTCTGGTTCTCGATCGCGGTCGCCAGCGCTTCCAGGTGCGGCGCGACCGCATCGTGGAAGGCCTGGCCTTCGTCGGTCAGTTGCATCGCCTGCTTGGCGCGGGTGAACAGCTTCTTGCCGGTAAAATCCTCGAGATTGGCGATCCGGCGCGACAGCGCGGACGGGCTGAGGCCCAGTTCCTCAGCCGCGGCGCGCGCGGAACCCAGCCGCACGGTGCGCATGAACGCCTCGAGTGCGCGCAAGGGTGGTAGTCTTCTGGTCGCCATCGTCTTTTCCCCTTTTGACACCAGATACGGCGCCAGGGGAGAAAAGGTTGCAAAAAAGTGTGGATTCGGCCGGGTCTATTTCCCGTCGGGCGGATCGTCGCTTGTCGGGGCGTGAAGGCGCACGCGCTTAACATGCGTTTCGTCCGCTTCGAGCACCTCGATCCGCCAGCCGCTTGCATGCCTTACCACTTCGCCGACGGGCGGGACCTGTTCCGCCAGCACGAAGGTGAGCCCGCCCAGCGTGTCCACCGATTCCTCGACTTTGGCAAGTCGCGGGTCGACCTTCTGTGCTACGTCCTCGAGTTCCGCGCGGGCATCGCAGTCCCACATGCCGTCCCCGATGGGGACGATGGCTTCGACGGGCAGTTCGTCGTGCTCGTCCTCGATCTCGCCGACGATCTCCTCGACCAGGTCCTCGATCGTGATGATCCCGTC
This genomic interval from Qipengyuania sp. JC766 contains the following:
- a CDS encoding LysR substrate-binding domain-containing protein, whose protein sequence is MATRRLPPLRALEAFMRTVRLGSARAAAEELGLSPSALSRRIANLEDFTGKKLFTRAKQAMQLTDEGQAFHDAVAPHLEALATAIENQSENLSVLRLRLGCLPLFGTQRLFPRLGELRKRHPLLHIDIDTGPHLDDRVGDTLDAGIILSRGPDKAFHAVRLDYNMVHAICDKETAAKLGDTPNREMLEKQTFLIHNELPESFIAWKQALGWGDLEAAAIDHYDSGQLMLEAAAQGLGIAIMHDDHMKRAADNRLAHLYDIEVESPYSYWFVCKPQALESRPVRMFHDWLVRAGL
- a CDS encoding peptidylprolyl isomerase; this encodes MADKLTLTLDTGDGENKDVVIKLRPDLAPGHVERITELAGDGFYDGVVFHRVIPGFMAQGGDPTGTGMGGSEKPDLKAEFNSEPHTRGTCSMARTQVPDSANSQFFICFDDAEFLDGQYTVWGQVESGMEHVDALPKGEPPREPGKIVKATVS
- a CDS encoding DUF1489 family protein; its protein translation is MPLNLTKIAFGAKNYADIEKWFENRPRVSVNTRYRPTRWEECIGGSLFWIHEHNIVARSPITGFTEQDNGRWFIDLEPRLIPVMPRPKRAHQGWRYLKGEPPRDLAEGEEIGEVIPGKLANKLQRLGLI
- the nudC gene encoding NAD(+) diphosphatase, yielding MADDPLPAFTGARLDRADHLRADPDALAGMMTWRARLLRLDGLLPDVAPDGMLGWGTLADAPEDAELVFLGLLDEKPCFAAVPDRGDAGPRMANPALWAMMEALLPDQLSLYAGARSLVDWHARHRHCAQCGGTTRIAKGGWQRNCETCGAQHFPRTDPVAIALVENDGQLLLGRGLGWPEGRYSALAGFVEPGESIEEAVAREILEETGIAVRKVRYVASQPWPFPSQLMIGCYAVSDTQAITLDETELADARWFTREEVERSMAGDGPFGPPPPQAIAHTLVRWWLDR
- the mgtE gene encoding magnesium transporter yields the protein MATGDNHDQDLMLDDRPDEDAAAEGARPDDRIDDERLDEENTLKRDYVRSVKDALDAGEDGVVYDLVEPLHPADLADLIELFEPEERARLAAAVSDLMGSEVIAELNDFVREEMMEAMPAGAVAAIAEQLETDDAVQLIEDLDELDQRAILAELDAEDRVAIESALSYPEETAGRLMSRDFVAVPEHLTVGDLIDYLRTRGDLANEFFEVFVVDHKHKPVGTCALSWVLTTPRSIRLTDVMKRDQTLVPVMLDQEEVALMFQKYGLISAAVVDEDGRLVGQMTVDDVVHIIAEEAGEDALLMSGAGDGDINEPIREAYSARVRWLIANLGTALIASLIIAAFGAAIEQLVALAILMPIVASIGGNAGTQTMAVAVRAIAMNQLTEANTLRILWREMRVALLNGVTIAVLVGIATALVFDVPLGIVIAVAMVINVATAGLAGVLVPVIFERLKQDPAVASSVFVTMITDAMGFFAFLGLAVASGLVG
- a CDS encoding DsbA family oxidoreductase, yielding MTRTLSIDIWSDVMCPWCLVGWGNLRQALDTLEGEIDAEIRWHSFELNPDMPAEGEERTAHIARKYGRTMEQSRAVQGQMRAAATAAGVSLDYEGGDAPEPPAMMWNTFDAHKLLVWALAEYGPERQTALKLALFEAHFNARRAIGERGVLLAIAEEQGFDRDAAARALDDPDIAARVRMEERTAFDNNITGVPAMVIAGKFLVPGAQPPESYVAALRRVAEKEPG
- a CDS encoding EcsC family protein; translated protein: MDFRKDQQRYRRSKPSMLGRGIERLTNPVGGALASLVPRKLVEGVVKGIDRAVGAPKFVTFAHDPQDMEAARDAARKVERVARSVNAGTGAASGFGGALTMSADVPATIAIAMRNIRDTGRAYGFDGEGPQERLFRLQILELAALNDQDVRQERIAALEAAIADDGSLTALKGKAIEPLVDQAVERISRALAFASVRGRAGMVVPIVGAAVGAFVNNSFQSDVSKAARFAFQARRLKAAGTGSDG